The following are from one region of the Campylobacter concisus genome:
- a CDS encoding type II secretion system protein, protein MKRRAYTLLELIFIVVILGILSTVAIPRLFFSRSDATISNAKTQLAAIRSGISLKYNDNILQAKPEFPQKLDDGDPSKLFKNVINIPIKDSGSKNGWHRIGDDKYTFRLDGKVANFKYDKNTGDFGCSDENEICKSLQ, encoded by the coding sequence ATGAAAAGACGAGCTTACACCTTGCTTGAGCTGATATTTATAGTAGTTATACTAGGTATTTTAAGCACAGTCGCTATACCTAGGCTATTTTTTTCTAGAAGTGACGCTACTATCTCAAATGCCAAAACTCAACTTGCTGCTATAAGAAGTGGAATTTCACTAAAATACAATGATAATATCTTGCAAGCAAAGCCAGAATTTCCACAAAAACTAGACGATGGCGATCCAAGCAAACTTTTTAAAAATGTTATAAATATACCGATAAAAGATAGCGGTAGCAAAAATGGCTGGCACAGAATAGGCGATGACAAATATACATTTAGACTAGATGGCAAAGTAGCAAATTTCAAATACGACAAAAATACTGGTGATTTTGGTTGCAGTGATGAAAATGAAATTTGCAAATCACTTCAGTAA
- the ispG gene encoding flavodoxin-dependent (E)-4-hydroxy-3-methylbut-2-enyl-diphosphate synthase: protein MQRYPTKQIKIRDVLIGGDAPISVQSMTFSKTKDVKGTLEQIQRLYFAGCDIVRCAVFDKEDASALKQIVAGSPIPVVADIHFNHTYALIVSEFVDAIRINPGNIGSAKNIKAVVDACKQRNLPIRIGVNSGSLEKQFEDRYGRTVEAMVESAMYNIKLLEDFDFTDIKISLKSSDVERTMQAYRALRPKTNYPFHLGVTEAGTTFHATIKSAIALGGLLLEGIGDTMRVSITGELEEEIKVAKAILKDSGRQKEGLNIISCPTCGRLQADLMAAVKLVEEKTKGIKEPLNVSVMGCVVNAIGEAKGADVAIAFGKGNGMIMRHGEVVARLPESELVDRFLQEIDDEIKSRD from the coding sequence TTGCAACGATACCCAACAAAACAAATAAAAATTCGCGATGTTTTAATAGGTGGCGACGCGCCAATATCCGTGCAATCAATGACATTTTCAAAGACAAAGGACGTAAAAGGCACGCTTGAGCAGATACAAAGGCTATATTTTGCCGGCTGTGATATCGTACGTTGCGCAGTTTTTGACAAAGAGGACGCCAGCGCGCTAAAACAGATAGTTGCAGGCTCACCTATTCCAGTCGTTGCAGACATTCATTTTAACCACACCTATGCACTCATCGTTAGCGAATTTGTCGATGCTATTCGCATAAATCCTGGCAACATCGGCTCAGCCAAAAATATAAAAGCGGTCGTTGATGCCTGCAAACAGCGAAATTTACCTATCCGAATAGGTGTAAATTCTGGCTCGCTTGAAAAGCAGTTTGAGGATCGCTACGGCCGCACAGTTGAGGCGATGGTGGAGAGTGCTATGTATAACATCAAGCTTCTTGAGGATTTTGACTTTACGGACATTAAAATTTCGCTCAAATCAAGCGACGTCGAGCGCACGATGCAAGCTTATAGAGCGCTTCGCCCAAAGACAAACTATCCATTTCACCTTGGCGTTACTGAGGCTGGTACCACTTTTCACGCCACTATCAAGTCCGCGATCGCTCTTGGTGGGCTTTTGCTTGAAGGCATCGGCGATACGATGAGAGTTAGCATAACAGGTGAGTTAGAAGAGGAGATCAAGGTCGCAAAGGCGATCTTAAAAGATAGTGGCCGTCAAAAAGAGGGGTTAAACATCATCTCATGCCCAACTTGTGGGCGTTTGCAAGCTGATCTAATGGCAGCAGTAAAGCTCGTAGAAGAAAAAACAAAAGGTATAAAAGAGCCGCTAAACGTTTCAGTCATGGGCTGCGTGGTAAATGCGATCGGCGAGGCAAAGGGCGCAGATGTTGCCATAGCATTTGGAAAAGGCAATGGCATGATAATGCGTCACGGCGAAGTGGTCGCAAGGCTGCCTGAGAGCGAGCTTGTAGATAGATTTTTACAAGAGATCGACGATGAGATAAAAAGTAGAGACTAA
- a CDS encoding TolC family protein: protein MKKILTVLLFALPLWAGNLLEIIALAQSARLESLKEFNKNEYINKNKSKKLNLSLDGRYTFVPDEIKGGYMTKAGSITAKVEYLIFDGGASEAADKILDHKGVEKIYKDEELMNLTAFQVAKVYFNAVALNSLINLETKFVDSFAKAAAENEFWFEYGEINKAEFDAINFTLNKKRAELDELGLKLAELNSRINLLSNGEIGFNTGSKIMMPDFSKDDISAKLGAMEQEKFIKEQENEKQKSKFAPKIYLKDTQSVNNNSFKKGERTTSQMIGAYADANKPRVEFEWKLPDSLSLSKQSQAKRIEEQKAALDLSDEENRIITRLKELESTIKGLNAKLNLQDLKRDKLDSDFVDLLNGYLDGEIKYEEFLFVSEKNFSDRANFILDGDLLELNKLEYFFECARKINEVIIE from the coding sequence TTGAAGAAAATTTTAACAGTTTTGCTCTTTGCTTTGCCTCTTTGGGCTGGAAATTTACTAGAGATCATCGCTCTGGCGCAAAGTGCAAGGCTTGAGAGTTTGAAAGAATTTAATAAAAATGAATATATAAATAAAAATAAGAGTAAAAAGCTAAATTTATCCCTTGATGGCAGATATACCTTTGTGCCTGATGAGATAAAGGGCGGATATATGACAAAGGCGGGATCGATCACGGCAAAGGTTGAGTATCTTATCTTTGACGGCGGTGCGAGCGAGGCTGCTGATAAAATTTTAGACCATAAGGGCGTGGAGAAAATCTACAAAGACGAAGAGCTGATGAACCTCACTGCTTTTCAGGTCGCAAAGGTCTATTTTAATGCCGTTGCCCTAAATTCACTTATAAATTTAGAGACAAAATTTGTGGATAGTTTTGCCAAGGCTGCGGCTGAAAATGAGTTTTGGTTTGAGTATGGCGAGATAAATAAAGCTGAGTTTGATGCGATAAATTTCACTCTTAATAAAAAAAGAGCTGAGCTTGACGAACTTGGTCTTAAGCTAGCAGAGCTAAACTCAAGGATAAATTTGCTCTCAAACGGCGAGATCGGCTTTAATACTGGCTCAAAGATAATGATGCCAGATTTTAGTAAAGATGATATAAGCGCAAAACTTGGGGCAATGGAGCAAGAAAAATTTATAAAAGAGCAGGAAAATGAGAAGCAAAAGAGCAAATTTGCTCCAAAAATTTACTTAAAAGATACGCAAAGTGTGAATAATAACAGCTTTAAAAAAGGTGAGAGAACGACTTCGCAGATGATAGGTGCTTACGCTGATGCGAACAAGCCTAGAGTGGAGTTTGAGTGGAAGCTACCTGATAGCTTAAGTCTTAGCAAGCAAAGTCAAGCTAAACGCATTGAAGAGCAAAAGGCGGCACTTGATCTAAGCGATGAAGAAAATAGGATAATCACTCGCCTAAAAGAGCTAGAAAGTACGATCAAAGGCTTAAATGCAAAGTTAAATTTGCAAGATTTGAAGCGAGATAAGCTTGATAGTGATTTTGTTGATTTGTTAAATGGCTATCTTGATGGCGAGATAAAATATGAAGAATTTTTGTTTGTGAGTGAGAAAAATTTTAGCGATAGGGCAAATTTTATACTTGATGGCGATTTACTTGAGCTAAATAAACTTGAGTATTTTTTTGAATGTGCAAGAAAAATAAATGAGGTGATAATTGAATAA
- a CDS encoding EamA family transporter translates to MNKLIFVTILWAFSFSLIGEFLAGKVDSYLAVFIRVVLASLVFLPFTKFRGISPKLAFGIMAIGAVQIGLMYLFYYNSFLYLSVPEVALFTIFTPFYVTLIYDAFSFKFRPLYLFSVGVAVFGALVIKYGAINDGVLKGFLLVQAANICFGAGQSAYKVLLEKFDVDQKNVFGYFHFGAFFVAVVALLTLGNPAKFSLTSTQILVLLWLGVVASGLGYFMWNKGACEVDSGVLAIMNNALIPAAIIVNLVFWQKDTDLTRLILGAVIMYISLIIHNKIMKFYGMKIA, encoded by the coding sequence TTGAATAAACTGATCTTTGTAACCATTTTGTGGGCGTTTAGCTTTAGTTTGATAGGTGAGTTTTTAGCTGGCAAGGTTGATAGCTATTTGGCTGTTTTTATTCGGGTTGTGCTTGCGAGCTTAGTCTTTTTGCCATTTACAAAATTTCGTGGTATCAGTCCAAAGCTAGCATTTGGCATCATGGCGATCGGAGCGGTGCAAATAGGACTTATGTATCTATTTTATTACAATTCATTTTTGTATCTAAGTGTGCCAGAAGTAGCACTTTTTACCATTTTTACGCCGTTTTATGTGACGCTCATCTACGACGCATTTAGCTTTAAATTTAGACCACTTTATCTATTTAGCGTTGGCGTTGCGGTTTTTGGAGCTTTGGTTATAAAATATGGCGCTATAAACGATGGCGTATTAAAGGGCTTTTTGCTAGTGCAAGCGGCAAATATCTGCTTTGGAGCAGGGCAGAGCGCATATAAGGTACTTTTAGAAAAATTTGACGTGGATCAAAAAAATGTCTTTGGCTACTTTCACTTTGGGGCATTTTTTGTAGCTGTCGTTGCGCTTCTTACTCTTGGCAATCCAGCCAAATTTTCACTTACTTCAACGCAAATTTTAGTGCTTCTCTGGCTTGGCGTGGTCGCTAGTGGGCTAGGGTATTTTATGTGGAACAAAGGCGCTTGCGAAGTTGATAGCGGCGTGCTTGCCATCATGAATAACGCTCTTATTCCAGCTGCTATCATCGTAAATTTAGTCTTTTGGCAAAAGGATACAGACTTAACTAGGCTAATTTTAGGCGCTGTTATAATGTATATATCTTTGATAATTCACAATAAGATAATGAAATTTTATGGTATGAAGATCGCTTAG
- a CDS encoding cell division protein ZapB, translating to MFEDNAILTTLSDKVNDLITKYDELCKTNEELRNEIVTLKAQNEAKSNQIMRLEEDLDKKNTEADDVMRKIEAVLGR from the coding sequence ATGTTTGAAGATAATGCGATCTTAACCACACTAAGCGATAAAGTAAATGACCTGATCACAAAATATGACGAGCTTTGCAAAACGAACGAAGAGTTACGTAATGAGATCGTAACTTTAAAAGCACAAAATGAGGCAAAAAGTAATCAAATCATGCGTTTAGAAGAGGATCTTGACAAGAAAAATACCGAAGCTGATGATGTAATGAGAAAAATCGAAGCTGTCCTTGGCAGATAA
- a CDS encoding primosomal protein N' encodes MHYYILVFYGLNLAPLTYESDQKLEKFQGVKASLRGKILTAFIVKETGKPEFKTSKILEILPINLTSMQSELAIFISKYYTCELGVSLNLFEPNDTIATDQIYENQNFNVAPKLSEKQQEALDFINKRKISLIFGDTGSGKSEIYIAKIREILNAGSQALFLMPEISLTPQMQKRLEGFFGEAVAVWHSKITLKKKEQILKDIKSGKVRLVAGARSALFLPLEKLKLIIIDEEHDDSYKNTGSKPHYNARDLALFLTSKFDLQVVLGSATPSLTSFYKQEHFRLKGTYFDSQKNYIFDESETGISEILKDEISKTLANKKQAVICLPTRANFKYLVCKNCGETLKCPFCSIGMSYYKKQNVLKCQYCEHKMAVPKICHQCGSEMIEAKKIGTSELLERLQAEFANARIAKFDRDEITTQNKLVKALKEFNDGKIDILLGTQMLSKGHDYHNVELAVIMGFDELLNFPDYKARERTLALAMQVAGRAGRNGFGRVIIQSKQREFFESYISDYDAFLKDEIGYREGLYPPFTRLLRIIISHKDEHIVKNTMNEFVQRIEPLRSDELEIIGYGKCQIEYLGSKFRYEILLRSNSHIPLLKAANLCKSELSDIDIDPVNFS; translated from the coding sequence ATGCATTATTACATACTCGTATTTTATGGGCTAAATTTAGCCCCACTCACTTATGAAAGCGATCAAAAACTAGAAAAATTTCAAGGCGTAAAGGCTTCTTTAAGAGGAAAAATTCTTACTGCTTTTATCGTAAAAGAGACTGGCAAACCAGAGTTTAAAACAAGCAAAATTTTAGAAATTCTACCGATTAATCTAACTTCAATGCAAAGCGAATTGGCAATATTTATCTCAAAATATTACACATGCGAGCTTGGCGTCAGCCTAAATTTATTTGAACCAAATGACACTATTGCCACAGATCAAATTTATGAAAATCAAAATTTTAATGTAGCACCAAAACTAAGCGAAAAACAGCAAGAGGCTTTGGATTTTATAAATAAACGTAAAATTTCACTCATCTTTGGCGACACTGGAAGCGGAAAAAGCGAGATTTATATAGCAAAGATCAGAGAAATTTTAAACGCAGGCAGCCAAGCACTATTTTTAATGCCTGAAATTTCACTCACGCCACAAATGCAAAAACGCCTTGAGGGCTTCTTTGGCGAGGCAGTAGCAGTCTGGCACTCAAAGATCACGCTAAAGAAAAAAGAGCAAATTTTAAAAGATATAAAAAGTGGCAAAGTTAGGCTAGTTGCAGGTGCGAGGTCGGCTTTATTTTTACCACTTGAAAAACTAAAACTTATCATCATCGACGAAGAACATGACGATAGCTACAAAAATACAGGCTCAAAGCCACACTACAACGCAAGAGATCTTGCCCTCTTTCTAACTAGCAAATTTGACCTACAAGTGGTGCTTGGAAGTGCCACGCCAAGCCTTACTAGCTTTTACAAGCAGGAGCATTTTCGCTTAAAAGGGACATATTTTGATTCGCAAAAAAATTACATTTTCGATGAGAGTGAGACTGGAATTAGTGAAATTTTAAAAGATGAAATTTCAAAGACACTCGCGAATAAAAAGCAAGCTGTCATCTGCCTGCCAACAAGGGCAAATTTTAAATATCTAGTCTGCAAAAACTGCGGTGAAACGCTAAAGTGTCCATTTTGTAGCATCGGTATGAGCTACTACAAAAAACAAAACGTGCTAAAGTGTCAATACTGCGAGCATAAAATGGCCGTGCCAAAAATTTGTCACCAGTGCGGTAGCGAGATGATAGAGGCCAAAAAAATTGGCACTAGCGAGCTACTTGAGCGGCTGCAAGCTGAGTTTGCGAATGCTAGAATCGCTAAATTTGATAGAGATGAAATAACGACGCAAAACAAGCTCGTAAAGGCTTTGAAGGAATTTAACGACGGCAAGATAGATATCTTGCTTGGTACACAAATGCTAAGCAAAGGGCATGATTATCACAACGTAGAGCTTGCTGTCATCATGGGATTTGACGAGCTTTTAAATTTTCCTGATTATAAAGCCAGGGAGCGAACGCTCGCTCTTGCCATGCAAGTAGCTGGAAGAGCTGGTAGAAACGGGTTTGGCAGAGTTATCATTCAAAGCAAACAAAGAGAATTTTTTGAGAGCTACATCAGTGATTATGACGCATTTTTAAAAGATGAGATTGGCTACCGAGAGGGGCTTTATCCGCCATTTACCAGGCTTCTTCGCATTATCATCTCACATAAAGATGAACACATAGTAAAAAATACGATGAATGAATTTGTGCAAAGAATAGAACCTTTAAGAAGCGATGAACTTGAGATCATAGGATACGGAAAGTGCCAGATAGAGTATCTTGGAAGCAAATTTAGATATGAAATTTTACTCCGCTCAAACTCTCATATACCTCTTTTAAAAGCTGCAAACCTCTGCAAAAGCGAACTTAGCGATATTGATATAGACCCGGTAAATTTTAGTTAA
- a CDS encoding ComEC/Rec2 family competence protein — protein sequence MRFKALKNREIFTIFCLFCLCIFSINLAISYHKYQIFMDKGEQELTATVISSYEKLGDDGKKRQILKLKTDEFTFYTLGAKTDDFKAGDNIFLSVINLDVSFKDYLASFFYMPSFSREKLPQKVTPNINQKLQSLIYAQHENSKISQLYSALFLGTSIDAKLRDDVSHLGIAHLIAISGYHLGFISAVIFFVFRPLLKFLYTRFLPFRNYNFDLAIVVFIVLSFYFFIIGFIPSFLRAFLMSILGFYCALKGVKILNFKTLFIVALVSISLFPQLLFSVGFYFSLMGVFYIFLYFKHLKDKFSPFIHLILLNLYVCFAMEICVLYFFPLISLQQLSVLAINYIFSVFYPLSAALHIASYGDIFDGLLNNVLNFRLSSTKIFVPAIIFIFYNIASLLAIKFRSIFYILPLFGLLCFAIASYKIYT from the coding sequence ATGCGTTTTAAAGCTTTAAAAAATAGAGAAATTTTTACTATATTTTGCCTGTTTTGCCTTTGCATTTTTTCTATAAATTTAGCTATTAGCTATCATAAATATCAAATTTTTATGGACAAAGGCGAACAAGAGCTAACAGCAACCGTGATTTCTAGCTACGAAAAGCTTGGAGATGACGGCAAGAAAAGGCAAATTTTAAAGCTTAAAACTGATGAGTTTACATTTTATACACTTGGAGCTAAAACAGATGACTTTAAAGCTGGAGATAATATATTTCTAAGCGTCATAAATTTAGACGTTAGTTTTAAAGACTATCTTGCTTCTTTCTTTTACATGCCTAGCTTTTCACGCGAAAAACTACCACAAAAAGTCACACCAAATATCAACCAAAAATTACAATCACTCATCTACGCCCAGCATGAAAATAGCAAAATTTCACAGCTCTACTCGGCTCTATTTTTAGGCACAAGTATTGACGCAAAGTTAAGAGATGACGTCTCGCACCTTGGTATAGCGCATCTTATAGCCATAAGTGGCTATCATTTAGGTTTTATAAGCGCAGTTATATTTTTTGTATTTAGGCCGCTTTTAAAATTTTTATATACGAGATTTTTACCTTTTAGAAACTACAACTTTGATCTAGCCATTGTCGTTTTTATAGTCTTGTCATTTTACTTTTTTATAATAGGCTTTATACCAAGCTTTTTGCGAGCGTTCTTAATGAGCATTTTAGGATTTTATTGCGCGTTAAAAGGCGTTAAAATTTTAAACTTCAAAACACTTTTTATAGTGGCACTTGTTAGCATATCGCTCTTTCCGCAGCTTCTTTTTAGTGTAGGTTTTTACTTTTCACTCATGGGCGTTTTTTACATATTTTTATACTTTAAACACCTAAAAGATAAATTTTCGCCTTTCATTCATCTTATTCTTTTAAATTTATATGTTTGCTTTGCAATGGAAATTTGCGTGCTTTATTTCTTTCCACTCATTAGCTTACAGCAGCTTAGCGTCCTTGCTATCAACTACATCTTTAGCGTTTTTTATCCATTAAGTGCCGCACTTCATATCGCTTCGTATGGCGACATTTTTGATGGCTTGCTAAATAATGTTTTAAATTTTAGACTAAGCTCGACTAAAATTTTCGTGCCAGCTATTATTTTTATCTTTTATAATATCGCTTCGCTTCTAGCTATAAAATTTAGATCCATATTCTACATTTTGCCACTATTTGGACTTCTGTGTTTTGCTATTGCCAGCTATAAAATTTACACCTAA
- a CDS encoding replicative DNA helicase, with the protein MAKQRVNEIEFTNLYDIDMERAILSSILQNNDILGEIFDIIKAKDFYLKGHSQIYDAMVACLNSDDPITMPFLKNRLGEKYDEELILDILGTNSLIDIQKYANELREKSIKRSLVKIAHNIPSKVNEDKPSRDMVDDLSQEFYSLIEGGSTGVIKEGKEIIMKMMDHINAQALLGEKDIVGLDTGFKKLNEMIKGFKNGDLIIVAARPGMGKTTLCLNFMSQVLKNNAGVVFFSLEMPAEQIMMRMLASKTSIPLQDIMTAKMDDEALARFSDACEEFAASKLFVHDSGYVNIHQVRTQMRKLKAMHPEISLCVIDYIGLMMSTNNYADRHVQIAEISRGLKLLARELDMPIIALSQLNRSLESRANKRPMLSDLRESGAIEQDADIILFVYRDEFYLEQEEKEKEKRASAEGKEYKSNHVFNKLQEKAEIIVGKNRNGETGSVDVLFQKQHSRFEDMSAMPVSDVSFEG; encoded by the coding sequence GTGGCAAAGCAAAGAGTTAACGAGATAGAATTTACCAACCTTTACGACATTGATATGGAGCGAGCTATACTAAGCTCCATTTTGCAAAACAACGATATTTTAGGTGAAATTTTTGACATTATTAAGGCAAAGGATTTTTATCTAAAAGGGCATTCGCAAATATATGATGCAATGGTGGCATGCCTAAATAGCGATGATCCCATAACTATGCCATTTTTAAAAAATAGACTTGGCGAAAAATACGACGAAGAGCTAATACTAGATATTTTAGGCACAAACTCTCTAATAGACATTCAAAAATACGCAAACGAACTAAGAGAAAAATCTATAAAAAGAAGTCTTGTAAAGATCGCTCACAATATACCAAGCAAAGTAAATGAAGACAAGCCAAGCCGCGATATGGTCGATGATCTTAGCCAGGAATTTTACTCTTTGATAGAAGGTGGAAGCACTGGAGTTATAAAAGAAGGCAAAGAGATCATCATGAAAATGATGGATCATATTAATGCTCAGGCCTTGCTTGGTGAAAAAGATATCGTTGGACTTGATACTGGATTTAAAAAGCTAAATGAGATGATAAAGGGCTTTAAAAATGGAGACCTCATCATCGTCGCAGCTCGTCCAGGCATGGGAAAAACGACACTTTGTTTAAATTTTATGAGTCAGGTTTTAAAAAATAATGCCGGAGTTGTTTTCTTCTCGCTTGAAATGCCAGCTGAGCAAATAATGATGAGAATGCTAGCGAGCAAGACCTCTATCCCGCTTCAAGACATAATGACTGCAAAGATGGATGATGAAGCGTTGGCTAGATTTAGCGATGCTTGCGAGGAGTTTGCGGCTAGCAAGCTTTTTGTGCATGATAGTGGCTATGTAAACATCCATCAAGTAAGAACGCAAATGCGAAAATTAAAGGCTATGCATCCTGAAATTTCACTTTGCGTGATCGACTACATCGGTCTTATGATGAGTACAAATAACTACGCTGATCGTCACGTCCAAATAGCTGAAATTTCTCGTGGATTAAAGCTTTTGGCACGTGAGCTAGATATGCCAATCATCGCTCTTTCTCAGCTAAATAGAAGCCTTGAATCTCGCGCAAATAAACGCCCTATGCTAAGCGATCTAAGAGAGTCAGGCGCGATCGAGCAAGATGCTGACATCATTCTTTTTGTTTATAGAGATGAGTTTTATCTAGAACAAGAAGAAAAAGAGAAAGAAAAACGCGCAAGTGCCGAGGGCAAAGAGTACAAGAGCAATCACGTCTTTAATAAACTTCAAGAAAAGGCTGAGATCATAGTTGGCAAAAACAGAAATGGTGAAACTGGCTCAGTTGATGTGCTCTTTCAAAAGCAACACTCAAGGTTTGAAGATATGTCTGCAATGCCAGTATCTGATGTTTCATTTGAAGGCTGA
- a CDS encoding metallophosphoesterase has translation MNDQIYLIGDVHGCYKTLCTMIDRLPRGADSKICFVGDLIDRSEGSFEVMQLAM, from the coding sequence ATGAACGACCAAATTTACCTTATCGGCGACGTTCACGGCTGTTATAAAACTCTTTGCACCATGATAGATCGCTTGCCGCGCGGCGCTGATTCTAAAATTTGCTTCGTGGGCGATCTGATAGACCGCAGCGAGGGGAGTTTTGAGGTCATGCAGTTAGCGATGTAG
- the uvrB gene encoding excinuclease ABC subunit UvrB → MSKFEISSKFSPSSDQARAIKEIVKSIKSGNKYQTLLGVTGSGKTFTMANVIRELNMPTLIMTHNKSLAAQLYSEFKGFFPKNHVEYFISYYDYYQPEAYIPRSDLYIEKDSSVNEELERLRLSATASLLSFDDVICVASVSANYGLGNPSEYKGMVAYLSVGEKISQRKLLEQLVDMGYKRNDNYFDRGDFRVNGDVVDIYPAYYNDEALRVEFFGDEIDAMYHFDVLDNKRIKDISKFTLYATSQFIVGADRLKIAMKEIEEELDIRLKEFNEQGKLVEAQRLKQRVEFDLEMMASTGMCKGIENYARHLTGQKPGETPYSMFDYFEISGKDYLVIVDESHVSLPQFRGMYAGDRSRKEVLVEYGFRLPSALDNRPLKFDEFISKKAKFLFVSATPNEYELGISQGHVYEQILRPTGLLDPIIEIKDSDNQVEVLFDEAKAVIARGERVLVTVLTKKMAEELSRYYIELGVKVKYMHSDIDAIERNEIIRGLRSGEFDMLIGINLLREGLDLPEVSLIAIMDADKEGFLRSTTSLIQTMGRAARNVNGKVLMFAKKITHSMKEAIDTTTARRKFQDEYNKAHGMTPHSASRNIEESLHVEDDGEIYKRGKNLEKMPASERAAIVKELRKQMLEAAAQLEFEKAAALRDEIAKIRKL, encoded by the coding sequence ATGAGTAAATTTGAAATTTCATCTAAATTTAGCCCAAGCAGTGACCAAGCAAGAGCGATAAAAGAGATAGTAAAAAGCATAAAATCAGGCAATAAATACCAAACTCTTCTAGGTGTGACAGGGTCCGGCAAAACTTTCACCATGGCAAACGTAATACGTGAGCTAAACATGCCAACTCTTATCATGACGCATAACAAATCCTTAGCTGCGCAGCTTTATAGCGAATTTAAGGGCTTTTTTCCAAAAAACCATGTCGAGTACTTCATAAGCTATTACGACTACTACCAGCCAGAAGCCTATATCCCAAGAAGTGACCTATATATAGAAAAGGATAGTTCGGTAAATGAGGAGCTTGAGCGCCTGCGCCTCTCTGCGACGGCTAGCTTGCTAAGCTTTGATGATGTGATCTGCGTGGCCTCAGTCTCTGCAAACTACGGCCTTGGTAATCCAAGCGAGTATAAGGGGATGGTGGCATATCTTAGCGTGGGCGAGAAGATAAGCCAAAGAAAGCTTTTAGAACAGCTTGTGGATATGGGCTACAAGCGCAATGACAACTACTTTGACAGGGGCGACTTTCGTGTAAATGGCGATGTGGTTGATATTTACCCAGCTTATTACAACGACGAAGCCCTAAGGGTTGAGTTTTTTGGCGATGAGATCGATGCAATGTATCATTTTGATGTGCTTGATAATAAACGGATCAAAGACATTTCTAAATTTACGCTTTACGCCACCAGTCAGTTTATCGTGGGCGCTGATAGGCTAAAGATCGCGATGAAAGAGATCGAAGAGGAGCTTGATATTCGTTTGAAAGAGTTTAACGAGCAGGGCAAGCTAGTCGAGGCGCAGAGACTAAAGCAAAGGGTGGAGTTTGACCTTGAGATGATGGCAAGCACTGGCATGTGCAAAGGCATCGAAAACTACGCACGCCACCTAACTGGTCAAAAGCCCGGAGAGACGCCGTACTCGATGTTTGACTACTTTGAGATAAGCGGCAAGGACTATCTAGTCATTGTCGATGAAAGTCACGTGAGTTTACCGCAGTTTAGGGGCATGTATGCGGGCGATAGAAGCCGTAAAGAGGTGCTTGTGGAGTATGGATTTCGCTTGCCATCGGCTCTTGATAACAGGCCGCTTAAATTTGACGAGTTTATAAGCAAAAAGGCGAAATTTCTCTTTGTCTCAGCCACGCCAAACGAATACGAGCTTGGCATCAGCCAGGGGCATGTTTATGAGCAAATTTTGCGACCTACGGGACTACTTGACCCGATCATCGAGATAAAAGATAGCGACAATCAAGTCGAGGTGCTATTTGACGAGGCAAAGGCAGTCATCGCAAGAGGTGAGCGCGTGCTAGTTACGGTGCTAACTAAAAAGATGGCCGAGGAGCTAAGCCGCTACTACATCGAGCTTGGCGTCAAGGTCAAGTATATGCACTCAGACATCGACGCAATCGAGCGAAATGAGATCATTAGAGGGCTTAGAAGTGGCGAATTTGACATGCTAATAGGCATAAATTTGCTCCGTGAGGGGCTAGACCTGCCAGAAGTGAGCCTAATAGCGATCATGGACGCCGATAAAGAGGGCTTTTTGCGCTCGACCACGAGCCTTATACAGACGATGGGGCGTGCGGCTAGAAATGTAAATGGCAAGGTGCTAATGTTTGCCAAAAAGATCACGCACTCGATGAAAGAGGCGATCGATACGACGACAGCTAGGCGTAAATTTCAAGATGAGTACAACAAAGCTCACGGCATGACGCCGCACTCTGCAAGTAGAAATATCGAAGAGAGCCTGCATGTCGAAGATGATGGTGAAATTTATAAACGTGGTAAAAATTTAGAGAAGATGCCAGCTAGCGAGCGAGCTGCGATAGTAAAAGAGCTAAGAAAGCAGATGCTTGAAGCGGCGGCGCAGCTGGAGTTTGAGAAGGCGGCGGCATTGCGCGACGAGATCGCCAAAATCCGCAAGCTTTAA